One window of the Pseudofrankia sp. DC12 genome contains the following:
- a CDS encoding alkaline phosphatase family protein encodes MSGPRFDEPGPGTDYRSPQPFRASVDRRRFLQLGGAVAGTAALASTGGLASTGGLASTGGLANTGGLASATPAVAATRAASSTGTIAGLKHVVILMQENRSFDHYYGSLQGVRGFGDKQALQWQSGNTVFQQPDTGRKDLCYLLPWRMNSTTMNAMNAMNAGDLDHSWSGDHSARNSGPWNNWVKAKGEQSMGCFTRADLPFNYALADAFTICDGYHQPSRSTAPTGSSGRSPARS; translated from the coding sequence ATGAGCGGTCCCAGGTTCGACGAGCCAGGTCCAGGCACCGACTACCGCAGCCCGCAGCCGTTTCGGGCTTCCGTCGACCGTCGCCGGTTCCTCCAGCTTGGCGGGGCCGTCGCCGGCACGGCCGCCCTCGCCAGCACGGGCGGACTGGCCAGCACGGGCGGACTGGCCAGCACGGGCGGACTGGCCAACACGGGCGGACTGGCCAGCGCCACGCCGGCCGTGGCCGCCACCCGCGCGGCCAGTTCCACCGGGACGATCGCGGGCCTCAAGCACGTCGTGATCCTCATGCAGGAGAACCGCAGCTTCGACCACTACTACGGCAGCCTGCAGGGCGTCCGCGGCTTCGGCGACAAGCAGGCGCTCCAGTGGCAGAGCGGTAACACGGTCTTCCAGCAGCCGGACACGGGCCGCAAGGACCTCTGCTACCTGCTGCCGTGGCGGATGAACTCCACGACGATGAACGCGATGAACGCGATGAACGCCGGCGACCTGGACCACTCCTGGTCCGGCGACCACAGCGCCCGCAACAGTGGCCCGTGGAACAACTGGGTCAAGGCCAAGGGCGAGCAGTCGATGGGCTGTTTCACCCGCGCCGACCTGCCGTTCAACTATGCGCTCGCGGACGCCTTCACCATCTGCGACGGCTACCACCAGCCTTCTCGATCTACGGCCCCGACGGGTTCGTCCGGTCGTTCGCCGGCACGGTCGTGA
- a CDS encoding histidine phosphatase family protein translates to MTTGAIPQASATPVTSATSGGAASLNISLGNAGQTALIYTITPNDYAGSTETVPIAYNGPDDDHLARRRRRLLRRDLHGQHHRRLHPSLRGTRPVTARRTGTGSRRPSRWDPVASRDHTDAVIGRLTCYRPLDSAAMRLMLLRHGQTPHNVAGALDTGRPGAGLTALGHAQARALPAAFGGQKISAMYASVLVRSQLTAAPLAEARGLTVGVEEGIEEIVAGDLELHSGKESISAYLDVVSSWIRGDLGRAMPGGQTGRVFVDRYDAAIANVAAAHADQDAVLVVSHGAAIRAWVGIRVRGVGSVEDLWLANTGMVLLEGGLSTGWDLVRWQSEPMGAAALPDVVAHDVTGAPVLEAVSETREAG, encoded by the coding sequence GTGACCACCGGCGCCATCCCGCAGGCCTCGGCGACCCCGGTCACCTCGGCCACGTCCGGCGGCGCCGCGTCCCTGAACATCTCACTCGGCAACGCCGGCCAGACAGCGCTCATCTACACCATCACCCCGAACGACTACGCCGGCAGCACCGAGACCGTCCCGATCGCCTACAACGGCCCGGACGACGATCACCTGGCCCGTCGACGCCGACGGCTACTACGACGTGATCTTCACGGCCAACACCACCGACGGCTTCACCCGTCGCTCCGCGGGACGCGTCCAGTAACAGCCCGCCGGACTGGGACCGGGTCCCGCCGCCCGTCACGGTGGGACCCTGTCGCCTCGCGGGATCACACCGACGCCGTCATCGGACGGCTGACCTGCTACCGGCCGCTAGACTCGGCCGCGATGCGCCTCATGCTGCTCCGCCACGGCCAGACTCCTCACAACGTCGCCGGCGCCCTGGACACCGGGCGTCCGGGAGCAGGGCTGACCGCCCTCGGGCACGCACAGGCACGGGCACTGCCCGCGGCCTTCGGCGGCCAGAAGATCTCGGCGATGTACGCCTCGGTCCTGGTCCGCAGCCAGCTCACCGCGGCTCCCCTCGCCGAGGCCCGTGGGCTGACGGTCGGCGTGGAGGAGGGCATCGAGGAGATCGTCGCGGGCGACCTTGAGCTGCACAGCGGCAAGGAATCCATCTCGGCCTACCTAGACGTCGTCAGCAGCTGGATCCGCGGCGATCTGGGCCGCGCGATGCCCGGCGGCCAGACCGGCCGCGTCTTCGTCGACCGGTATGACGCCGCCATCGCGAACGTCGCCGCCGCGCACGCCGACCAGGACGCCGTCCTGGTCGTCAGTCACGGCGCCGCGATCCGGGCCTGGGTCGGCATTCGGGTCCGTGGCGTCGGGTCCGTCGAGGATCTCTGGCTCGCGAACACCGGAATGGTCCTGCTGGAGGGCGGCCTGTCGACCGGCTGGGACCTCGTGCGGTGGCAGTCCGAGCCGATGGGCGCGGCCGCGCTGCCCGATGTCGTCGCGCACGATGTCACCGGCGCCCCGGTCCTCGAGGCCGTTTCGGAGACTCGCGAGGCCGGGTAG
- a CDS encoding SDR family oxidoreductase, translating into MPAQAAASIGAEALIGDLTDPGTSARMVAVAGDRVDLLVLNAGINSVGKDPATLDLDRYQAVVGVSQHSVVYGLRAALPVTRRQAPSVPGSSTPR; encoded by the coding sequence TTGCCCGCGCAGGCCGCCGCCTCGATCGGCGCCGAAGCCCTGATCGGCGACCTGACCGACCCCGGAACCTCCGCGCGGATGGTGGCCGTCGCGGGAGACCGGGTAGATCTGCTCGTCCTCAATGCCGGGATCAACTCCGTCGGCAAGGACCCCGCCACTCTCGACCTCGACCGCTACCAGGCCGTCGTCGGGGTCAGCCAGCACTCCGTCGTCTATGGCCTGCGCGCCGCACTGCCGGTCACGCGCCGGCAAGCGCCGTCTGTCCCGGGCTCGTCGACACCCCGCTGA
- a CDS encoding IS30 family transposase has product MGVRERLTVEDREVISRELSQERSARYIAAVLGRHHSGISREIERNGGAAAYRAVDAQARCDLMCARPKERKLVASKELHDAVNTGLVEKWSPKQISERLRTDFPDDESMRVSHETIYECLYLQARGELRTELKIALRKGRARRVNRSRSTLTRGGIVGMVNISERPKEAEDRAVPGFWEGDLIIGKGNKSQIATLVERTTRFVMLVRIPYDRNADKVAYLLGKKMETLPEFMRNSVTWDQGKEMARHADFTVRTGIPVYFCDPHSPWQRGSNENTNGLLRQYFPKGTDLSLHTQEELDMVATQLNGRPRQTLKWATPLEVFTELLESHVSP; this is encoded by the coding sequence ATGGGCGTACGGGAGCGGTTGACGGTGGAGGACCGCGAGGTCATCTCGCGGGAGTTGAGTCAGGAGCGTTCGGCTCGGTATATCGCCGCTGTGCTCGGTCGTCATCATTCGGGGATCTCCCGGGAGATCGAGCGTAACGGCGGTGCCGCGGCGTATCGGGCGGTGGATGCGCAGGCACGGTGTGATCTGATGTGCGCCCGCCCGAAGGAACGGAAACTCGTCGCGTCGAAGGAGCTGCACGACGCGGTGAACACCGGCCTGGTCGAGAAGTGGTCGCCGAAGCAGATCAGCGAGAGACTGCGCACGGACTTTCCCGACGACGAGAGCATGCGCGTGAGCCACGAAACAATCTACGAGTGCCTCTACCTCCAGGCGCGCGGCGAGCTGCGGACGGAACTGAAGATCGCGCTGCGTAAGGGCCGGGCCAGGCGGGTCAACCGGTCGCGCAGCACCCTGACCAGGGGCGGGATCGTCGGCATGGTCAACATCAGCGAGCGGCCGAAGGAGGCCGAGGACCGCGCCGTCCCCGGTTTCTGGGAGGGCGACCTGATCATCGGGAAGGGCAACAAGTCGCAGATCGCCACGCTGGTCGAGCGCACGACCCGGTTCGTGATGTTGGTGCGAATACCGTACGACCGTAACGCCGACAAGGTCGCCTACCTGCTGGGCAAGAAGATGGAGACCCTGCCCGAGTTCATGCGGAACTCGGTGACCTGGGACCAGGGAAAGGAGATGGCCCGGCACGCCGATTTCACCGTCCGCACCGGTATTCCCGTGTATTTCTGCGACCCGCACTCACCGTGGCAGCGCGGCTCGAACGAGAACACCAACGGGTTGCTGCGCCAGTACTTCCCGAAGGGCACAGACCTGTCCTTGCACACACAGGAAGAACTTGATATGGTGGCCACGCAGCTGAATGGGCGGCCACGGCAGACGCTCAAATGGGCGACGCCGCTCGAGGTCTTTACCGAGCTGCTGGAAAGTCATGTGTCGCCATGA
- a CDS encoding PASTA domain-containing protein, protein MTVPDLVGSVAGTAEQLLTLRGLKVDRAADKTCTTTPVGSVSAQQPPVGTEVAPGATVKLSVVDPAVEAPASVGEPANHAADDLSACGFQIQVIKQHNGDYSAGDIFQSDLVALNGAATRNSTVTLHVSDGPEPSWWHRAWSGLSGLWSNIVANVIYDAIKTAGKWVLEKSRK, encoded by the coding sequence GTGACGGTACCGGATCTCGTCGGCTCTGTCGCCGGCACAGCCGAGCAGCTCCTCACGCTCCGCGGGCTGAAAGTGGACAGGGCAGCCGACAAGACATGCACGACGACGCCGGTCGGATCAGTCTCTGCCCAACAGCCGCCGGTGGGCACTGAGGTCGCGCCGGGTGCGACCGTCAAGCTCTCGGTCGTCGATCCAGCCGTCGAGGCGCCGGCATCGGTTGGCGAGCCCGCCAACCACGCGGCCGATGACCTGAGCGCATGCGGTTTCCAGATCCAGGTAATCAAGCAGCACAACGGAGACTATTCGGCGGGCGACATCTTCCAGTCGGATCTGGTTGCGCTCAACGGAGCAGCCACCCGCAACAGCACGGTCACACTGCACGTCTCGGACGGCCCGGAACCTTCCTGGTGGCACAGGGCGTGGTCGGGCCTGTCGGGCCTGTGGTCGAATATCGTTGCGAACGTCATATATGACGCCATCAAGACCGCCGGCAAATGGGTCCTCGAAAAATCAAGAAAGTAG
- a CDS encoding GMC family oxidoreductase — protein METRGGYDVVIVGGGTAGAVVAARLVERGATVCLVEAGPSDVGDERVLRLRNWINLLESELDYDYPITEQPRGNSRIRHSRAKVLGGCSSHNTMISFLPPPADFADWVAAGAAGWTYDSLFPLFQRLRTNIVPVAPRHRNALTEAFVAASAEALGVPVVEDFNAKPFADGAGFAPVGYYPETGVRSSSSVAYLHPILDHPNLTLLTGTWAYDIEVDGGRAVSVATSRGEIRGDQFVLCAGAIDTPRLLLLAGIGPAADLGGRTTIDLPGIGANLLDHPESIIMWEATRPLPDEAAMDADAVLFVRRDTAQDRPDLMFHIYQLPFTVNTEPLGYPVVDNCFGLTPNVPRPRSRGRLTLADDRPDTKPLLDFRYFTDPEGYDERTVVEGLRIAREVARAAPLRDWIAREIAPGPALTTDEELSTYGRAAHHTVYHPAGTCRIGAPGDPLAVVDPQLRLRGLANVRIADASVFPTLPSVNPMVTVLLVAERCADLMTAGPATADLVT, from the coding sequence ATGGAGACGCGCGGCGGGTACGACGTGGTGATCGTCGGCGGCGGGACGGCCGGCGCCGTGGTCGCCGCCCGGCTGGTGGAGCGGGGCGCGACGGTGTGCCTCGTCGAGGCCGGGCCGAGCGACGTCGGAGACGAGCGCGTGCTGCGGCTGCGCAACTGGATCAACCTGCTCGAGTCCGAGCTGGACTACGACTACCCGATCACCGAGCAGCCGCGGGGCAACAGCCGGATCCGGCATTCCCGGGCGAAGGTGCTGGGCGGCTGCTCGTCACACAACACGATGATCAGCTTCCTGCCGCCGCCGGCCGACTTCGCGGACTGGGTCGCCGCCGGAGCGGCGGGCTGGACGTATGACTCGCTGTTCCCGCTCTTCCAGCGGCTGCGGACCAACATCGTGCCGGTGGCGCCGCGGCACCGCAACGCGCTGACGGAGGCCTTCGTCGCGGCGTCCGCCGAGGCACTGGGCGTGCCGGTGGTCGAGGACTTCAACGCGAAGCCGTTCGCCGACGGCGCGGGGTTCGCCCCGGTCGGCTACTACCCGGAGACCGGGGTGCGCAGCTCGTCCTCCGTGGCGTACCTGCACCCGATCCTCGACCATCCGAACCTCACGCTGCTGACGGGCACCTGGGCGTACGACATCGAGGTCGACGGCGGCCGGGCCGTCTCGGTCGCCACCAGCCGCGGCGAGATCCGCGGCGACCAGTTCGTGCTCTGCGCTGGAGCGATCGACACCCCGAGGCTGCTGCTGCTCGCCGGCATCGGGCCGGCCGCGGACCTGGGCGGGCGGACCACGATCGATCTCCCGGGCATCGGGGCGAACCTGCTCGACCACCCCGAGTCGATCATCATGTGGGAGGCGACGCGGCCGCTGCCGGACGAGGCGGCGATGGACGCCGACGCCGTGCTGTTCGTCCGGCGGGACACCGCGCAGGACCGGCCCGACCTGATGTTCCACATCTACCAGCTGCCGTTCACGGTCAACACCGAGCCGCTCGGCTACCCGGTCGTCGACAACTGCTTCGGGCTGACGCCGAACGTGCCCCGGCCGCGCAGCCGCGGGCGGCTCACCCTGGCCGACGACCGGCCCGACACCAAGCCGCTGCTCGACTTCCGGTACTTCACCGACCCCGAGGGCTACGACGAGCGGACCGTCGTCGAGGGCCTGCGGATCGCCCGCGAGGTGGCGCGCGCCGCGCCGCTGCGGGACTGGATCGCCCGCGAGATCGCGCCGGGCCCGGCGCTGACGACCGACGAGGAGCTGTCGACGTACGGCCGGGCCGCCCACCACACCGTCTACCACCCGGCCGGCACCTGCCGGATCGGCGCTCCCGGCGACCCGCTGGCGGTGGTCGACCCGCAGCTGCGGCTGCGCGGGCTCGCGAACGTGCGGATCGCCGACGCGTCCGTCTTCCCGACGCTCCCCTCGGTAAACCCGATGGTCACGGTGCTGCTGGTCGCCGAGCGCTGCGCCGACCTGATGACGGCCGGCCCGGCGACAGCCGACCTGGTGACATGA
- a CDS encoding class I SAM-dependent methyltransferase yields the protein MIDDIAPGPPAPDAAASADGYVGDRTVAARWDERYADREQLWSGQPNGALVAEVAGLTPGRVLDVGCGEGADAVWLASHGWDVTALEVSGVALERAARHADDAGVTVRWVHAELTHAKLAPASFDLVSAQYPALLRTPDAAAEHALLAAVAPGGLLLVVHHAGMDTHQPPDGAFDPADYVWPTMVAALLTDGWKVELHEERPRVAPDGGAGAHHADDLVLRARRLH from the coding sequence GTGATCGACGACATCGCGCCAGGACCGCCCGCACCCGACGCCGCCGCGTCTGCCGACGGCTACGTGGGAGATCGCACGGTCGCGGCCAGGTGGGACGAGCGTTACGCCGACCGCGAGCAGCTGTGGAGCGGCCAGCCCAACGGCGCGCTCGTGGCCGAGGTCGCCGGGCTCACGCCCGGCCGTGTCCTCGACGTCGGCTGCGGCGAGGGGGCGGACGCCGTCTGGCTCGCGAGCCACGGCTGGGACGTGACCGCGCTCGAGGTCTCGGGCGTGGCACTCGAACGCGCGGCCCGGCACGCGGATGACGCCGGCGTCACCGTGCGCTGGGTACATGCCGAGCTCACGCACGCGAAGCTCGCGCCGGCGTCCTTCGACCTCGTCTCCGCCCAGTACCCCGCTCTGCTGCGCACCCCGGACGCCGCGGCCGAGCACGCGCTCCTCGCCGCGGTCGCGCCCGGCGGCCTGCTACTGGTGGTGCATCACGCGGGAATGGACACCCATCAGCCGCCCGACGGCGCCTTCGATCCAGCCGACTACGTCTGGCCCACCATGGTCGCCGCGCTCCTCACCGACGGCTGGAAGGTGGAGCTGCACGAGGAGCGCCCGCGCGTCGCACCCGACGGCGGCGCCGGCGCCCATCACGCCGACGACCTGGTCCTGCGCGCCCGCCGGCTGCACTGA
- a CDS encoding DUF4236 domain-containing protein → MGLRYTRRPRIGPFHLNVSEHGVSSVTLKLGRVSWRVWSKQRTSGLSSVDLPGPFSYRREGRSRR, encoded by the coding sequence ATGGGCCTGCGCTATACCCGTCGCCCCCGGATCGGCCCTTTTCACCTGAACGTGAGCGAGCACGGAGTCTCCTCGGTCACGCTCAAGCTCGGCCGCGTCTCCTGGCGTGTCTGGTCCAAGCAACGCACCAGCGGTCTTTCCAGCGTCGACCTTCCCGGTCCGTTCTCGTACCGGCGCGAGGGCCGCTCCCGCCGGTAG
- a CDS encoding helix-turn-helix domain-containing protein: MTGGSPLPAAGTRDAGVGDGLAPAGAGRTRSARAGLTTERQIAYWRRSGLLRPGVNDLAQARTIAALRRAGISVARIRAAADRLRASWPASGGEPGFEPLSGGFGPPDGPSSQEARFAVVAGELFIRHPDGGWEGDRRPGQLVLDGTVPLSGSPDAGMPAPRSPVSGRRPHAAPDREAILRFVSREDARPRPGPSDRGPGLHRRPAAAHE, translated from the coding sequence ATGACGGGCGGTTCGCCGCTACCGGCCGCCGGAACGCGGGACGCGGGGGTCGGCGACGGGCTTGCGCCGGCCGGCGCGGGCCGAACGAGGAGCGCGCGGGCCGGCCTCACCACCGAGCGCCAGATCGCCTACTGGCGGCGGTCGGGGCTGTTGCGCCCGGGCGTGAACGACCTGGCCCAGGCGCGGACGATCGCGGCGCTGCGGCGAGCGGGCATCAGCGTGGCCCGAATCCGGGCCGCGGCGGACCGGCTGCGGGCGAGCTGGCCGGCCAGCGGCGGCGAGCCGGGATTCGAGCCGCTCTCCGGTGGGTTCGGGCCGCCCGACGGCCCGTCGTCCCAGGAAGCGCGGTTCGCCGTCGTGGCCGGTGAGCTCTTCATCCGCCATCCGGACGGCGGCTGGGAAGGCGACCGTCGGCCCGGCCAGCTCGTCCTCGACGGGACAGTCCCCCTGTCCGGTTCCCCCGATGCCGGAATGCCCGCGCCGCGGTCGCCGGTCTCGGGGCGGCGTCCGCACGCGGCCCCGGACCGCGAGGCCATCCTCCGGTTCGTCAGCCGCGAGGACGCCCGGCCCCGGCCGGGGCCCTCCGATCGCGGTCCGGGCCTTCACCGACGACCGGCCGCCGCCCATGAGTGA
- a CDS encoding DEAD/DEAH box helicase family protein, with amino-acid sequence MGADPRLRVLWIADQQELVEQAARTFVDLATTLPVTFERKLRRIHSMASASTTLVDADNDIVVVTRASVTGGKAAAAARKRLGRFLTGRPCVIVIDEAHHAVAPSYEALLDHVFTVADPVVVGLTATPWPARDGSTAMRCAVSSGSVSSPLRSSARR; translated from the coding sequence TTGGGCGCCGACCCGCGGCTGCGGGTGCTGTGGATCGCCGACCAGCAGGAACTGGTGGAACAGGCCGCGCGGACGTTCGTCGACCTCGCCACCACCCTTCCTGTGACGTTCGAACGCAAGCTGCGCCGCATCCACTCGATGGCGAGCGCGTCGACGACCCTCGTCGACGCCGACAACGACATCGTGGTCGTCACCCGGGCCAGCGTGACCGGCGGAAAGGCGGCGGCGGCCGCGCGGAAACGACTCGGCCGGTTCCTCACCGGGCGGCCCTGCGTGATCGTCATCGACGAGGCCCACCACGCGGTCGCTCCCAGCTACGAAGCCCTGCTCGACCACGTCTTCACGGTCGCGGACCCGGTGGTCGTCGGCCTGACCGCGACGCCCTGGCCGGCCCGGGACGGCAGCACGGCCATGAGGTGCGCGGTCAGCAGCGGCTCGGTGTCGAGTCCGCTCAGGTCATCGGCCAGGCGGTAG
- a CDS encoding ATP-binding protein — protein MVVACDGRSLRWSQVGWSDRLTTRGGAVRFVNRVKELSLLDEWFERPGPQLGVVWGRRRVGKSHLLAHWAAGKRAIYHVARNRAPAQELAALSAAAAPALGLKDRDLVSRPFRDWDEAFEIFRRTAAGAPLVVIIDEFPELVQSEPNIESALRAIWEGMGDHPVRLVLCGSAVRTMEALQEERAPLYGRATLRLQVRPFLPSEAALMLPGLAPAERAKAWGVCGGTPFYLDLWDQSAPFRDNLARLVASEHGLLLNEGQLILATEDFAGGRRERIPEQVLRAIAAGRTRFGEIKGALGIDPTRALGALADLGLIQRVLPVGRNADPRRAYYRVADNFLAFWLAIAEPRRAGIIQGLGTSVVGVMESQFDNFMGDRWEDAVRAHLVRTMADDPRLAPVVEVGRFWHQHRPDPAEIDVAMLSEPGGRLSLAAEVKWARHEEGSRVLRTLVRKAHASHLVRPTDPEPLYVIAARELVTGDLPSDVLRVTAADVFA, from the coding sequence ATGGTCGTAGCCTGCGATGGTCGTAGCCTGCGATGGTCACAGGTAGGATGGAGTGACAGACTCACTACCAGGGGTGGGGCAGTGCGTTTCGTCAACCGGGTCAAGGAGCTGTCCCTGCTCGACGAATGGTTCGAGCGGCCCGGACCACAGCTTGGCGTTGTCTGGGGGCGGCGGCGGGTCGGGAAGTCTCATTTGCTGGCCCATTGGGCGGCAGGCAAGCGTGCCATCTACCACGTCGCGCGCAACCGGGCGCCGGCCCAGGAACTCGCCGCGCTCTCGGCAGCTGCCGCGCCAGCGCTCGGGCTGAAGGATCGCGACCTGGTCAGTCGCCCGTTTCGGGACTGGGACGAGGCATTCGAGATCTTCAGGCGAACGGCGGCAGGAGCACCGCTGGTCGTGATCATTGACGAGTTCCCCGAGCTGGTTCAGAGCGAGCCGAACATCGAGAGCGCGCTGCGCGCGATCTGGGAGGGTATGGGCGACCATCCCGTCCGCCTGGTCCTGTGTGGCTCGGCGGTACGGACTATGGAGGCCCTACAGGAGGAACGCGCCCCGCTCTACGGCCGGGCCACCCTGCGTCTGCAGGTCCGCCCGTTCCTACCGAGCGAGGCGGCGTTGATGTTGCCTGGCCTCGCACCGGCCGAGCGCGCCAAGGCCTGGGGCGTCTGCGGTGGCACACCCTTCTACCTGGACCTCTGGGACCAGTCGGCGCCGTTCCGGGACAACCTCGCGCGACTGGTCGCAAGCGAACATGGGCTACTGCTCAATGAGGGCCAGCTGATCCTCGCGACCGAGGACTTCGCTGGCGGGCGCCGTGAACGTATCCCAGAGCAGGTGCTTCGGGCGATCGCCGCCGGACGCACCAGGTTCGGCGAAATCAAGGGCGCGTTGGGCATCGATCCGACCCGGGCGCTGGGTGCGCTGGCCGACCTCGGTCTGATCCAGAGGGTGCTTCCGGTCGGGCGCAACGCTGACCCGCGACGGGCGTACTACCGGGTCGCCGACAACTTCCTGGCGTTCTGGCTTGCCATAGCGGAGCCTCGTCGGGCCGGCATCATCCAGGGCCTGGGCACTTCGGTGGTCGGTGTGATGGAGAGTCAGTTCGACAATTTCATGGGAGACCGCTGGGAGGACGCGGTACGCGCGCACCTCGTGCGAACCATGGCCGATGATCCCAGACTCGCGCCCGTGGTCGAGGTTGGCCGCTTCTGGCACCAGCACCGGCCCGACCCGGCGGAGATCGACGTCGCCATGCTCAGCGAGCCGGGAGGGCGACTCAGCCTCGCCGCCGAGGTGAAGTGGGCCCGGCACGAAGAAGGAAGCCGCGTCCTGCGCACGCTTGTCCGGAAGGCGCACGCCTCCCATCTCGTACGCCCAACGGACCCGGAACCCCTGTACGTGATCGCGGCACGGGAATTAGTGACCGGCGACCTTCCGAGCGACGTCCTGCGCGTTACCGCTGCCGACGTCTTCGCCTGA
- a CDS encoding FAD-dependent monooxygenase, whose product MGVHEPQRGRPSRLARSAAHRARGTRAPDLQILSVLPWQAEMLVADRYSAGRVHLAGDAAHVMPPFAASGANTGIADGHNLAWKLAAVLRGHAGPALQNSYGARPAGSQPTNPPSGPTPSHSAHPIRRWL is encoded by the coding sequence ATGGGTGTTCATGAGCCACAGCGGGGACGCCCATCGCGACTGGCCCGGTCTGCTGCGCACCGCGCTCGGGGTACCCGCGCACCCGATCTGCAGATCTTGAGCGTCCTCCCGTGGCAGGCGGAGATGCTGGTCGCCGACCGGTACTCCGCCGGCAGGGTGCACCTGGCGGGCGATGCCGCACATGTCATGCCACCGTTCGCGGCGAGCGGAGCCAACACCGGCATCGCGGACGGCCACAACCTCGCCTGGAAACTCGCAGCCGTCCTGCGCGGACACGCCGGGCCCGCACTCCAGAACAGCTACGGCGCCCGGCCGGCTGGTTCACAGCCGACCAATCCGCCCAGCGGGCCGACACCTTCACACTCGGCACACCCGATCCGACGCTGGCTGTAG
- a CDS encoding AAA family ATPase, with protein sequence MTNQLIILVSGPSAAGKTTLATALARALELPLICKDDIKETLVDALGRPVDDLSWSRRIGGAAMELLWRLAQRCPAAVLGANFRLHSDYEQTRLRQLQAHLIEIHCVCPADELAAASPPGRTRPTPLTRSPRTCSPSTTGPWAPDTASRSTQPGPSTSPT encoded by the coding sequence ATGACCAACCAACTGATCATTTTGGTGTCCGGTCCCTCGGCTGCCGGGAAGACCACGCTGGCCACCGCTCTTGCCCGCGCCCTCGAACTTCCCTTGATCTGCAAGGACGACATCAAGGAGACGCTGGTCGACGCCCTGGGCCGACCAGTCGACGATCTGTCCTGGTCCCGTCGCATCGGGGGAGCCGCGATGGAGCTGCTCTGGCGCCTGGCCCAGCGCTGCCCAGCCGCTGTTCTCGGGGCCAACTTCCGCCTGCACAGCGACTACGAACAGACGCGGCTGCGGCAGTTGCAGGCACATCTAATCGAGATCCACTGCGTCTGCCCCGCCGACGAACTGGCCGCCGCTTCGCCGCCAGGGCGCACACGTCCTACCCCGCTCACCCGCTCACCGCGGACCTGCTCGCCGAGTACGACCGGCCCATGGGCGCCGGACACCGCATCGAGGTCGACACAACCCGGCCCGTCGACCTCGCCGACCTGA